Proteins encoded together in one Passer domesticus isolate bPasDom1 chromosome 6, bPasDom1.hap1, whole genome shotgun sequence window:
- the WEE1 gene encoding wee1-like protein kinase: MSFLSLQRAAPPRRVSARRAAAPIRQKLLFLSGHSDCEEEEEEEEEEGCGSSSANSTGEDSAFQEADSPLSAARTPARSDPPLLEEEEEEEMEPAAAPLPDEGDSWEEEGFGSSPVKSPGAYFLLDSPSPLAPHKGRRCCERSPPHPAAGGYRGPRGEEPGSPLPDYPGTPPHKTLRKLRLFDTPHTPKSLLSKAQGLGSSSVKLRGGSLFMNVGKSEKQEEDFRQTPHVNINPFTPDSMFLHNSEGKCRRRKRIHWNDSCGEDMEPSDGEPEEETMRPAKRITITESNMKSRYATEFHELEKIGSGEFGSVFKCVKRLDGCIYAIKRSKKPLAGSVDEQNALREVYAHAVLGQHSHVVRYYSAWAEDDHMLIQNEYCNGGSLADAISENYRNMRYFTEPELKDLLLQVARGLKYIHSMSLVHMDIKPSNIFISRTSVPSITLEEGDDDDWSSDRVIFKIGDLGHVTRVSSPQVEEGDSRFLANEVLQENYTHLPKADIFALALTVVCAAGAEPLPTNGDQWHEIRQGKLPRLPQVLSQELLDLLKVMINPDPEKRPSAVALVKHSVLLSAAKKSAEQLRIELNAEKFKNSLLQKELKKAQLAKAAAEERALFTDRMTTRSTTQSRPSRLIGKKMNRSLSLTIY, from the exons ATGAGCTTCCTCAGCCTGCAGCGGGCGGCGCCGCCGCGGCGCGTCTCGgcccggcgggcggcggccccgATCCGGCAGAAGCTGCTGTTCCTGAGCGGCCACAGCGActgcgaggaggaggaggaagaggaggaggaggaaggctgcggcagcagcagcgccaaCAGCACCGGCGAGGACTCGGCGTTCCAGGAGGCGGACTCGCCGCTCTCGGCCGCGCGCACCCCGGCGCGGAGCGACCCGCccctgctggaggaggaggaggaggaggagatggagccGGCGGCGGCGCCGCTGCCGGACGAGGGGGACTCGTGGGAGGAGGAGGGCTTCGGCTCCTCGCCGGTCAAGTCGCCCGGAGCCTATTTCCTGCTCGACTCGCCCTCGCCGCTGGCCCCGCACAAGGGCCGGCGCTGCTGCGAGCGCTCCCCGCCGCACCCGGCGGCCGGCGGGTACCGGGGGCCGCGGGGCGAGGAGCCCGGCTCGCCGCTGCCCGACTACCCGGGCACGCCGCCGCACAAGACCCTGCGCAAGCTGCGGCTGTTCGACACGCCGCACACGCCCAAG agtTTGCTTTCTAAAGCACAAGGCTTAGGCTCCAGCTCAGTCAAACTTCGAGGGGGCTCGCTGTTTATGAATGTTGGGAAATCAGAGAAGCAAGAAGAAGATTTTAGACAAACACCTCATGTGAACATCAATCCCTTCACTCCCGACTCCATGTTCCTTCACAACTCCGAAGGCAAATGTCGTAGGAGGAAGAGGATACACTGGAATGA CTCTTGTGGAGAGGACATGGAACCAAGTGATGGAGAGCCTGAAGAGGAAACCATGAGACCTGCTAAG AGGATAACAATAACAGAAAGTAACATGAAGTCACGGTATGCAACTGAATTCCATGAACTGGAGAAGATTGGGTCTGGTGAATTTGGCTCTGTGTTTAAGTGTGTGAAGAGGCTGGATGGCTGCATCTATGCAATAAAACGATCCAAGAAACCCCTGGCCGGCTCAGTGGACGA GCAGAATGCTTTAAGAGAGGTCTATGCACATGCAGTTCTGGGACAGCATTCTCATGTAGTGAGGTACTACTCTGCATGGGCAGAAGATGATCACATGCTTATACAGAATGAATATTGCAATG GTGGCAGTTTAGCAGATGCCATAAGTGAAAATTACAGGAATATGCGTTACTTTACTGAACCAGAACTGAAGGACTTGCTGCTTCAAGTGGCTCGAGGTTTAAAGTACATTCATTCAATGTCCCTGGTACACATGGATATCAAACCTA GTAACATTTTCATATCTAGAACATCAGTCCCGAGTATAACTCTAGAGGAAGGCGATGATGATGACTGGTCATCTGACAGAGTCATATTTAAAATAG GTGACCTGGGCCATGTAACTCGAGTCTCCAGTCCTCAAGTGGAAGAAGGTGACAGCCGTTTCCTTGCCAATGAAGTCCTACAAGAG aactACACTCACTTGCCAAAAGCAGATATTTTTGCTCTCGCTCTGACTGTTGTCTGTGCTGCTGGCGCTGAGCCACTTCCAACCAATGGGGACCAGTGGCACGAAATTCGGCAAGGAAAACTGCCCAGACTACCACAAGTGCTTTCTCAAGAATTACTAGACTTACTAAAA gtTATGATTAATCCTGATCCTGAGAAAAGGCCTTCGGCTGTGGCACTAGTGAAGCATTCAGTGCTTCTCTCTGCCGCAAAAAAGAGCGCGGAGCAGCTCCGGATAGAGCTGAACGCTGAAAAATTCAAGAACTCCCTCTTGCAAAA GGAGCTGAAGAAGGCGCAGCTGGCGAAGGCCGCGGCCGAGGAGCGCGCGCTGTTCACGGACAGGATGACGACGCGCTCCACGACGCAGAGCCGCCCGTCGCGGCTCATCGGGAAGAAGATGAACCGCTCCCTGAGCCTCACCATCTACTGA